TATAACAAATCCTTTTTGAGCATACTTCTCAAATAGAAAGCTGATACCGCAACCACAACAATGGAAAGCACTATGGATACCGCAGCCCCATATCCCATATTGGACATGGTAAAGGTCTCCCTGAACATGGTCACTGCCAGAGTTTCAGAAGACCGGTAAGGCCCTCCCCTGGTCATTACATATATCAAATCAAACACTTTAAATGAATTGGCTGTAGCCATAACCACTACTACCGTGGTGATAGGCCTCAGCATAGGAAAAGTAACATGTATAAAGGTCTGCCACTTGCTGGCCCCCTCAATCATGGCTGCTTCTGTCTGCTCCACCGGTATGGCGGTCAAGCCCATCAAAAACAATACCATATTCACTCCCAGCTGCTGCCAGGTCCAGGTTATAAGCAGGGAGAAAGTATTTAAGGGAACATTTACCAGCCAGGACACCTTGTCCAGGCCTATAAGGTTAAATATCTCATTTAGTACTCCCACCTGCCGGCTGTACATATAGTTCCAGATTATACCGGTAGCTACAAATGATATGGTAATGGGGATATAAAATATTGATTTAAAAAAATTACCAAACTTAAGGCCGCGTAAAAAAACGGCAATAAGCAAACCGCCAAATACAGGAAATATAAGGGTAAATATTACCCATAGGATGGTATTCCTGAATGAAATTAAAAAATTGGAATCTTTAAAGAGTTGAATATAATTGCTGAAACCGGTAAATACCGGCTGGGATATTCCGTCCCAATTAAAAAAACTGTAGTAAATGTTTTGAAACATGGGCACCAATAAGAATATTACTACCAGTAGAAAAGCTGGTGCTATAAAAAGGTAACTTACTAACCTGCTATGATTTTTCATAAACCAGTCCCCGCCAAACAAAGTTTTCAAAGGGAGGGCAGCCTGGGGCTGCCCTCCTGTGTTTTAACTTTATTGCTGCCAGTAATTGTCAGCAATAGTATCTAGTTCTTGCAGTATTCTATCCAGCTGATCAGGATTGGTAATAAATTCAGCAAATTTATCTACTGCTTCCTCACATATAGGTGTAGGAGTAGCTTCCCAGTACCGGTTAAGGATCCTGTAACCATTGTTTATAATGGTATCAGCTACCTTTACTTTAACCTCAGGCAGGAAATCAGTACCGGATTGAGTATTGGAAGGATAAGACCTGTTCTGGCTGGCAAATATCTCATTGCCTTCCGGGCTCATCAGGTAGTCTACCACCTGAAGCGTTGCTTCCAGGTTCTGAGAATTGGCACTAACTGCTATAGGCGACATTTCCAGCACTACATTCAAGCCAGCATCAGGATTATGGGATGGCAGTATGAAGGAATCAATTTTCTCCTCAGGTACGCCATTGGCTACAAAAACTGACTCATAGTACCAGGTTCCACAAAGAACCATACCTACTTCTTCTTCATTGAACATAACCGCTGCATCTACAAACAGGTCTATGCCTGGATCGGTGAAGTAGCCGGCTTCTATCATGGATTTCCATACCTCAAAAGCCTCTTTTAC
This DNA window, taken from Actinomycetota bacterium, encodes the following:
- a CDS encoding sugar ABC transporter permease, with amino-acid sequence MKNHSRLVSYLFIAPAFLLVVIFLLVPMFQNIYYSFFNWDGISQPVFTGFSNYIQLFKDSNFLISFRNTILWVIFTLIFPVFGGLLIAVFLRGLKFGNFFKSIFYIPITISFVATGIIWNYMYSRQVGVLNEIFNLIGLDKVSWLVNVPLNTFSLLITWTWQQLGVNMVLFLMGLTAIPVEQTEAAMIEGASKWQTFIHVTFPMLRPITTVVVVMATANSFKVFDLIYVMTRGGPYRSSETLAVTMFRETFTMSNMGYGAAVSIVLSIVVVAVSAFYLRSMLKKDLLYY